The proteins below are encoded in one region of Segatella copri:
- a CDS encoding phage integrase SAM-like domain-containing protein, producing the protein MKIEKFKVLLYLKKSGMDKNGKAPIMGRITVNRTMAQFSCKLSCTPSLWNPRASRLEGKSKEAVETNKDIGQLLLSIQKAFDVLVEKRTDFEANDVKEALQGSVKTQTTLLSFVDEHISELSTHEGIDMSKSSVWTYRKIRKNLAEFIGEKYRLTDLAFGQLTEPFISDFHHYLLDEKGFSSGTITIYVSLFKKMCRIAFERGLCKNLLFAHYRVGTPRVTTPKALSMSDFIKIRDVELPEDKPRLSVSRDLFLFACYAGTAFIDTVSITKANVKVLEDGDKWLIYNRKKTGTLARVKLLPEALELMAKYEDGARDTLFPLLSTNRVRIDLITICKLAETSKTYSYHSGRHSFASLITLEAGVPMETICKMLGHKDVKMTQRYARVTQKKLFEDMDKFIAATEKDFILAL; encoded by the coding sequence ATGAAAATCGAAAAATTCAAGGTGTTGCTCTACCTAAAAAAGAGCGGAATGGACAAGAACGGAAAAGCTCCCATCATGGGACGCATCACGGTGAACAGGACTATGGCGCAGTTCTCCTGCAAGTTGTCTTGCACTCCATCGCTTTGGAATCCCCGTGCCAGCCGATTGGAGGGCAAGAGCAAGGAAGCCGTGGAGACCAACAAGGACATCGGGCAGTTGTTGCTTTCCATCCAAAAGGCTTTCGATGTGCTTGTGGAAAAGAGAACGGACTTCGAGGCTAATGATGTCAAGGAGGCTTTGCAGGGCAGCGTCAAGACACAGACCACCCTTCTCTCCTTCGTGGACGAGCATATCAGTGAACTCAGCACCCATGAGGGCATCGATATGTCGAAGAGCAGTGTCTGGACTTACAGAAAGATTCGCAAGAATCTCGCTGAGTTCATCGGGGAGAAGTATAGGTTGACTGATTTGGCTTTCGGACAGCTGACCGAGCCTTTCATCAGTGACTTTCACCATTACTTGCTTGACGAGAAAGGCTTTTCATCAGGAACCATCACCATCTATGTGTCGCTCTTCAAGAAGATGTGCCGCATTGCCTTTGAGCGAGGCTTGTGCAAGAACCTGCTGTTCGCCCATTATCGGGTTGGCACTCCAAGGGTTACGACACCCAAGGCTCTCAGCATGTCTGATTTCATAAAAATCCGTGATGTGGAACTGCCCGAAGACAAGCCGAGACTATCCGTTAGCCGTGACCTGTTTCTTTTCGCCTGCTATGCAGGAACAGCCTTCATAGACACCGTTTCCATCACGAAAGCCAATGTCAAGGTGTTGGAGGATGGTGACAAATGGCTCATCTATAACCGCAAGAAGACCGGAACACTTGCCAGGGTGAAACTCCTGCCCGAGGCGTTGGAGCTGATGGCGAAATACGAGGACGGGGCAAGAGATACCCTTTTCCCATTGCTGAGCACGAATCGTGTTCGTATCGATCTCATCACCATCTGCAAGTTGGCGGAAACGAGCAAGACCTATTCCTACCATTCGGGACGACACTCGTTCGCCAGCCTCATTACGCTGGAGGCTGGTGTGCCGATGGAGACCATCTGCAAGATGCTCGGTCACAAGGATGTGAAGATGACGCAGCGGTATGCGAGAGTAACCCAAAAGAAGCTGTTTGAGGACATGGACAAGTTCATCGCTGCAACCGAGAAGGACTTTATTCTCGCATTATGA
- a CDS encoding helix-turn-helix transcriptional regulator: MKILLADKQDITRAGLSYVISKIEGLETRTIEDKADLMLALKENEDTVVILDYTLFDINDAAELLILNQRFPYTRWLLFSEDLSADFVKILIASSTQFSVLLKECSLMEIKEAIRFCVASNRFVCQRMMEVLLAPKQEEQEKINLTKTETEILKDIALGMTTKEIAEKRFSSFHTVNTHRKNIFRKLGVNNVHEATKYALRAGLVDSAEYYI, encoded by the coding sequence ATGAAGATTCTACTAGCAGACAAACAGGACATCACAAGAGCCGGATTGAGCTATGTGATCAGTAAGATAGAGGGTTTGGAAACCCGGACCATCGAAGACAAGGCAGACCTGATGCTTGCCTTAAAGGAGAATGAGGATACGGTCGTTATACTCGACTACACCCTTTTCGACATCAATGATGCTGCCGAGTTACTTATTTTAAACCAGCGTTTCCCATATACGCGCTGGCTACTGTTCAGTGAGGATCTGAGTGCCGATTTCGTGAAGATTCTCATCGCCAGCAGTACGCAGTTCAGCGTATTGCTGAAGGAGTGTTCGCTAATGGAAATCAAGGAGGCGATACGTTTTTGTGTGGCAAGCAACCGTTTTGTCTGCCAGCGCATGATGGAGGTTCTTCTGGCTCCGAAACAGGAGGAGCAGGAGAAAATCAACCTCACCAAGACCGAGACAGAGATTCTGAAAGACATTGCGCTGGGAATGACGACGAAAGAAATAGCCGAGAAGCGCTTTTCCAGCTTCCATACGGTCAATACCCACCGCAAGAACATCTTCCGCAAGCTGGGCGTAAACAACGTTCACGAGGCTACGAAATATGCGCTGAGAGCCGGTTTGGTTGATTCGGCAGAATATTATATTTAA
- a CDS encoding DUF5686 and carboxypeptidase-like regulatory domain-containing protein: MKGIKKLYFTVILLMISTLQMMAQQKITGRVIDDDGFAVPYASVQYKGHKIAVSSNGEGKFTIEKKPGLMLTVSALSYKSTSVKVDEKTNFLEIKLKDDTHKLTEVVVKSKKGRYKRKDNPAVELMRRVIAAKKKSDLSNHDYVQYDKYQKITLALNDLKKEQLESKFFQRRQYLLDQVETSPYNGKLTLPVSIDETVSQHIYRKDPKTEKDIIKGQQSNGIGQVIQTGEILNTALKEVFTDVDIYDDYVRLLQYPFPSPIGRTAISFYHYYIEDTVYVERDLCYHLQFIPANSQDFGFRGELYVLADSSLHVKKCNLYMPHNSDVNWVTDMKIEQEYTKLDNGEWVLSKDDMIAELHVNKLLQDLLVVRNTRITDYAFDALPKQLFKGKAKIRHDMDAMNRDEAYWNKYRQVGLTKSESSMDSFIHRMENSKGFKYIIFGVRALMENYVEVAHTKGKKVTVKDSLGVERDSIINDRRSLFDLGPINTFLSNNYVDGVRLRLAGRTMAALNPHFFWDGYGAYGLKSNKWYYGHVLTYSFNKKKNSPFEFPMRKLTFELGHDITSPSDDNLLHNKDNFFMTLRATTQDQMYQYHRQKVTFTYETDWGFRFDTSLRWQSNRTVGNLHYYRVSDGEEIRKIRTTEASVGLDYNPGVTYVNTKQQRLPINLDSPEISLRHTMGLDGFMGGQYQSNLTTLGIYKRQWLGSFGYMDFNIVGKAQWSKVPFTMLIQPPVNLSLFEQEATISMMKDWEFLSDRQLFWSVAWDMNGKLLNRIPLIKKLKWREYVAIKGVWGDLTSKNDPSKNLNDEKLFKFPTNSYTFGKTPYWEFVAGVHNIFKFFGIDYVRRLNYYDHANISKWGIRMGFLMSF; the protein is encoded by the coding sequence ATGAAAGGTATTAAAAAGTTGTATTTTACAGTCATCCTTCTGATGATTTCTACACTTCAGATGATGGCTCAGCAGAAGATAACAGGCCGTGTCATCGATGACGACGGTTTTGCCGTACCGTATGCAAGCGTGCAATACAAAGGACATAAAATCGCAGTTTCCAGCAACGGAGAAGGTAAGTTTACCATCGAAAAGAAGCCGGGACTCATGCTCACCGTAAGCGCACTGAGCTACAAGAGCACATCGGTGAAGGTTGACGAAAAGACCAACTTCCTGGAAATCAAACTGAAAGACGATACGCACAAACTTACCGAAGTGGTGGTAAAATCGAAAAAAGGCCGCTACAAGCGTAAGGATAATCCTGCCGTAGAACTGATGCGACGCGTGATTGCCGCCAAGAAAAAGAGCGATTTGAGCAACCACGACTATGTGCAATATGATAAGTATCAGAAGATTACACTCGCGCTCAACGACCTGAAGAAAGAGCAGTTGGAGAGCAAGTTTTTCCAGCGCCGCCAGTATCTCCTCGACCAGGTAGAAACCTCTCCGTACAACGGAAAGCTCACCCTGCCTGTCAGCATCGACGAGACGGTTTCACAGCATATTTACCGCAAAGATCCGAAGACCGAAAAGGACATCATCAAGGGTCAGCAGAGCAATGGAATCGGACAGGTAATCCAGACCGGAGAGATTCTCAACACCGCTCTGAAAGAGGTGTTCACCGATGTAGACATCTACGATGATTACGTGCGCCTGCTGCAGTATCCCTTCCCGTCTCCTATCGGCAGAACAGCCATCAGTTTCTACCATTATTACATCGAAGATACGGTGTATGTGGAAAGAGACCTGTGCTACCATCTGCAGTTTATCCCAGCCAACAGCCAGGACTTCGGATTCCGAGGCGAACTCTATGTGCTTGCCGACAGCAGCCTGCACGTGAAGAAATGTAACCTCTACATGCCTCACAACAGCGATGTAAACTGGGTTACTGACATGAAGATTGAACAGGAGTACACCAAGCTCGACAACGGCGAGTGGGTGCTCTCTAAAGACGATATGATAGCCGAACTCCACGTCAACAAGCTCCTTCAGGACCTGCTGGTGGTGCGAAACACGCGAATCACCGATTATGCCTTCGATGCCTTGCCGAAGCAGCTCTTCAAGGGCAAGGCGAAGATCAGGCACGATATGGATGCGATGAACCGCGATGAGGCTTACTGGAACAAATACCGGCAGGTGGGCCTCACGAAGAGCGAATCGTCGATGGACAGCTTTATCCACCGCATGGAGAACTCCAAGGGATTCAAATACATCATCTTCGGTGTGAGAGCCCTGATGGAGAACTATGTGGAAGTGGCTCATACCAAGGGCAAAAAGGTAACGGTGAAAGACAGTCTGGGTGTTGAAAGAGACAGCATCATCAACGACCGCCGCAGCCTCTTCGACCTCGGACCTATCAACACGTTCCTCTCCAACAACTACGTAGACGGTGTGCGCCTGCGTCTGGCGGGCAGAACGATGGCAGCCCTCAACCCCCACTTCTTCTGGGATGGTTACGGCGCCTACGGTCTGAAGAGCAACAAGTGGTATTACGGCCATGTGCTCACCTATTCGTTCAACAAGAAGAAGAACAGTCCGTTCGAGTTCCCGATGCGCAAGCTTACCTTCGAGCTGGGGCATGATATTACATCTCCATCCGATGATAACCTGCTGCACAACAAGGACAACTTCTTCATGACCCTCCGTGCCACCACGCAGGACCAGATGTATCAGTATCACCGCCAGAAGGTGACCTTCACCTACGAAACCGACTGGGGCTTCCGCTTCGACACCAGCCTCCGCTGGCAGAGCAACCGCACCGTGGGCAATCTCCACTACTACAGGGTGAGCGACGGCGAGGAAATACGCAAGATACGCACTACAGAGGCGAGTGTAGGCTTAGATTACAACCCGGGTGTCACCTATGTCAACACCAAGCAGCAGCGCCTGCCTATCAACCTCGACAGTCCTGAAATCTCGCTTCGCCACACCATGGGCTTAGACGGATTCATGGGCGGCCAGTATCAGAGCAACCTCACCACGCTGGGCATTTACAAGCGCCAGTGGCTGGGAAGCTTCGGTTATATGGATTTCAACATCGTGGGCAAGGCGCAGTGGAGCAAAGTGCCTTTCACCATGCTCATCCAGCCACCGGTCAACCTCTCTCTCTTCGAGCAGGAGGCAACCATCAGTATGATGAAGGACTGGGAGTTCCTGAGCGACCGCCAGTTGTTCTGGTCAGTAGCCTGGGATATGAACGGCAAGCTGCTCAACCGCATTCCGCTCATCAAGAAGCTGAAGTGGCGTGAATATGTAGCCATCAAGGGTGTTTGGGGCGATTTGACCAGCAAGAACGACCCGAGCAAGAACCTCAATGATGAGAAGCTCTTCAAGTTCCCTACCAACTCCTATACCTTTGGCAAGACGCCATACTGGGAGTTTGTAGCCGGCGTGCACAACATCTTCAAGTTCTTCGGAATCGATTATGTTCGCCGCCTCAACTATTATGACCATGCAAACATCTCAAAATGGGGCATCCGTATGGGCTTCCTCATGTCATTCTAA
- a CDS encoding phosphatidylglycerophosphatase A family protein has translation MNNKGNLTDERPPLLPVIIGTGFGSGFWPWGPGTAGSVLATLIWAALAYGLGITGESLQSITFFLVIVSTILGTWATAQLQPYWGEDPSRVVIDEMAGVWIPLSLLTPLTAQGEVKDAWWWALVALVLFRFFDMVKPLGIKKLDNRQGAFYVMADDLLGGFYAAVSLIIIKIILVSTGII, from the coding sequence ATGAATAACAAGGGAAATCTTACCGACGAGCGGCCTCCTTTGCTGCCCGTCATCATAGGCACCGGTTTCGGCAGTGGCTTCTGGCCTTGGGGACCGGGAACGGCTGGCTCTGTATTGGCAACCCTCATCTGGGCAGCCCTGGCTTACGGACTCGGTATTACGGGCGAGAGTCTGCAGAGTATCACCTTCTTTCTCGTCATTGTTTCCACTATTCTGGGCACTTGGGCAACAGCTCAGTTGCAGCCTTATTGGGGTGAGGATCCCAGCCGTGTGGTCATCGACGAGATGGCTGGCGTGTGGATTCCCCTGTCGTTGCTGACTCCGCTTACCGCTCAGGGCGAAGTGAAAGATGCCTGGTGGTGGGCATTGGTGGCACTTGTTCTCTTCCGCTTCTTTGATATGGTGAAACCGTTGGGCATCAAGAAACTGGATAACAGACAGGGCGCCTTCTATGTGATGGCTGATGATCTGCTGGGCGGCTTCTATGCAGCCGTTTCTTTAATCATCATCAAAATCATACTGGTTTCGACTGGAATCATCTAG
- a CDS encoding CDP-alcohol phosphatidyltransferase family protein: protein MNYRDFLQKVIYAIINPLIKGMIAVGITPNIVTFVGFLGNIVAAGFFLDAAWMLGTEQADYASCMVTVGWGGFIILAAGLFDMMDGRLARMSGKSSLFGALWDSTLDRYSELVSLFGICLIFVRMQGDMVWFWMGVVTFAAMIGSVMVSYVRARAEGLDIECKVGFMQRPERVVVTAVTAMITGFTGNIWWLAGGMILIAVLANITAFWRIWHCYVVMNAHK, encoded by the coding sequence ATGAATTATAGAGATTTCTTACAAAAAGTTATCTATGCCATCATCAATCCACTTATCAAGGGGATGATAGCAGTAGGTATTACTCCTAACATTGTTACCTTCGTAGGATTCCTGGGCAATATCGTAGCAGCCGGTTTCTTCCTCGATGCTGCATGGATGCTCGGAACAGAGCAGGCTGATTATGCATCTTGCATGGTTACTGTAGGATGGGGTGGATTTATCATCCTGGCAGCCGGTCTCTTCGATATGATGGATGGCCGATTGGCACGTATGAGCGGCAAAAGCAGTCTCTTCGGTGCACTCTGGGATTCTACACTCGACCGCTACAGCGAGCTGGTAAGTCTCTTTGGCATCTGCCTCATCTTCGTACGTATGCAGGGCGATATGGTCTGGTTCTGGATGGGCGTAGTCACCTTTGCTGCGATGATCGGTTCCGTGATGGTAAGTTATGTCCGTGCCCGTGCCGAGGGTTTGGATATTGAGTGCAAGGTAGGTTTCATGCAGCGTCCTGAGCGCGTTGTCGTTACTGCCGTTACTGCGATGATTACCGGCTTTACAGGCAATATCTGGTGGCTGGCTGGCGGCATGATTCTGATTGCCGTTCTGGCAAACATCACCGCTTTCTGGCGCATCTGGCATTGTTATGTTGTGATGAACGCTCATAAATAA
- a CDS encoding phosphatase PAP2 family protein — translation MFSIYLIILLAVLAAWKKTRRFAFYFLPWFLFGIIYDSMRLYPNYMVNDIDVANLYHAEKSLFGIAASSSAELQAVADHSQLMIPGEYFKVHHCGFADFWAGIFYLCWVPVPIAFALYLYLTKQLNWFRRFSWAFLLVNVIGFIGYYIYPAAPPWYAMNYGFEAVLNTPGNVAGLGRWDAMTGLHVFHGLYGKNANVFAAVPSLHAAYMFLTTIYAVMSRKRWYTVVLFACICLGIWWTAVYSGHHYIIDVMLGILTTIVGVLLMESKRLWARLKKNS, via the coding sequence GTGTTTAGTATCTATCTGATTATCCTCCTGGCGGTACTCGCAGCCTGGAAGAAGACACGCCGTTTTGCCTTCTATTTTCTGCCTTGGTTCCTCTTTGGAATCATCTACGATTCGATGCGCCTTTATCCTAACTATATGGTGAACGATATTGACGTGGCGAATCTCTATCATGCAGAAAAGTCGCTCTTCGGCATTGCTGCTTCATCCAGCGCAGAATTGCAGGCTGTAGCCGACCATAGCCAGCTGATGATTCCGGGCGAATACTTCAAGGTTCACCATTGCGGCTTTGCCGATTTCTGGGCAGGCATCTTCTATCTCTGCTGGGTTCCGGTGCCTATCGCCTTTGCCCTTTATCTGTATCTTACGAAACAGCTTAACTGGTTCAGACGTTTCTCCTGGGCTTTCCTGCTGGTGAATGTCATCGGCTTCATCGGCTACTACATCTATCCGGCTGCTCCGCCCTGGTATGCGATGAACTATGGCTTCGAGGCTGTGCTCAATACACCGGGTAATGTGGCTGGTCTGGGCAGATGGGACGCAATGACCGGACTGCACGTGTTTCACGGACTCTACGGCAAGAATGCCAATGTCTTTGCTGCCGTGCCTAGTCTGCATGCTGCCTATATGTTCCTCACCACGATTTATGCTGTAATGAGCCGTAAACGCTGGTATACGGTGGTGCTCTTCGCCTGCATCTGTCTGGGAATCTGGTGGACGGCAGTCTATTCCGGTCATCATTATATCATCGATGTCATGTTGGGTATTCTTACTACGATAGTAGGCGTACTGCTAATGGAATCCAAGAGATTATGGGCAAGATTAAAGAAGAACTCGTAA
- a CDS encoding GtrA family protein has translation MGKIKEELVTFGKAELTASCASVVDFGLAFFLSDIIGIYYGLANALGVISGGITNCILNYRYVFGDSKSKKKSVAWRYFIIWGISWMLNSGGTIALTEFLNAHEHIQLHYMIPKSIVSLLVAIFVNYPGQKKFVFKQ, from the coding sequence ATGGGCAAGATTAAAGAAGAACTCGTAACCTTCGGCAAGGCGGAACTGACCGCCTCCTGCGCCTCAGTGGTAGACTTTGGACTGGCATTCTTCCTCTCAGATATCATCGGCATTTATTACGGACTTGCCAATGCGCTGGGAGTGATAAGTGGCGGCATTACCAACTGCATACTGAATTACCGTTATGTGTTCGGCGATTCCAAGAGCAAGAAAAAGAGTGTAGCCTGGCGCTATTTTATCATCTGGGGCATCAGCTGGATGCTCAATTCGGGCGGCACTATCGCCCTGACCGAATTTCTGAATGCGCACGAACATATTCAGCTGCATTATATGATTCCGAAGAGTATTGTATCTCTGCTGGTAGCGATATTCGTTAACTATCCCGGACAGAAGAAATTTGTTTTTAAGCAGTAA
- a CDS encoding LacI family DNA-binding transcriptional regulator: MKQRRTSLKDLADQLGVSIATVSRALRNSHEVGEEMTQKVKSLAKELNYRPNPFAQSLRKEAPRVIGVIVPNLVTHYYAAVLDGIEDYAVKNGYSVISANSHENTEHEKRAVENFLNMHVEGIIACLAQDTVDYSHFEQLHKMGVPLVFFARCCLEDKFSQVVGNGDVAAQEATQHMIDTGSRRIAFIGGPNHLDMVRRRKHGYLEALRENRIPIDRDLVVCDRIDFDVARNATLRLLEKEDRPDAILAFNDIITYAAFDAIKEKGLRIPEDVAIIGFTDGDTAAFVTPKLSAIMDKAHEQGTTACDLLMRSINGDDRIYKKVVPMILKIRESSEKNEAK; encoded by the coding sequence ATGAAACAACGAAGAACATCTTTGAAAGACCTCGCCGATCAACTTGGCGTCAGCATAGCAACTGTATCTAGAGCCCTGCGAAACAGCCATGAAGTGGGTGAGGAGATGACTCAAAAGGTGAAAAGCCTTGCCAAGGAGCTCAATTATCGCCCAAACCCCTTTGCACAGAGCCTCAGAAAAGAAGCACCTAGGGTGATTGGTGTAATTGTGCCAAACCTGGTGACTCATTATTATGCTGCTGTGCTGGATGGTATAGAAGATTATGCCGTAAAGAATGGTTATTCGGTGATCAGCGCCAATAGCCACGAGAATACAGAACACGAGAAGAGAGCGGTAGAAAACTTCCTGAATATGCATGTGGAAGGCATCATCGCCTGTCTGGCACAGGATACGGTCGACTATTCTCATTTCGAGCAGTTGCATAAGATGGGAGTTCCACTGGTGTTCTTTGCCCGTTGTTGCTTAGAAGATAAGTTCTCCCAGGTAGTAGGCAATGGTGATGTTGCAGCCCAGGAGGCTACCCAGCATATGATAGATACCGGTTCGCGCCGCATCGCCTTCATCGGCGGTCCAAACCATCTTGATATGGTGCGCCGCAGAAAACACGGTTATCTGGAGGCGCTGAGAGAGAACCGCATCCCTATCGACCGTGACCTTGTAGTTTGCGACAGAATCGATTTCGATGTGGCCCGAAACGCTACCCTCCGTCTCCTCGAAAAGGAGGACAGACCTGATGCCATCCTCGCCTTTAACGATATTATCACTTATGCCGCCTTCGATGCTATCAAGGAAAAAGGACTCCGAATACCAGAGGATGTTGCTATCATCGGTTTTACCGATGGTGATACTGCTGCCTTCGTTACGCCGAAACTCTCGGCTATCATGGACAAGGCGCACGAACAGGGAACCACTGCCTGCGATCTACTCATGAGAAGTATCAATGGAGATGATAGAATCTACAAAAAAGTGGTACCGATGATTCTGAAAATACGCGAAAGTTCTGAAAAGAACGAAGCGAAATAA